The following coding sequences lie in one Sorghum bicolor cultivar BTx623 chromosome 6, Sorghum_bicolor_NCBIv3, whole genome shotgun sequence genomic window:
- the LOC110436268 gene encoding serine/arginine repetitive matrix protein 1-like: protein MQRTARAQSSSTTGRSPPPPRRPCTRRSPSPSPPLRPCTRRSPSPSPPRRPSTRRSPSPSPPRRPSTRRSQSPPSKKLQSAPSKRSASPPSSRRFSTRSSPEGFIDTPHGRQDGQEKQKDDQRRK, encoded by the exons ATGCAGAGGACTGCACGCGCGCAGTCGTCGTCTACTACCGGTaggtcgccgccgcctccgcggaGGCCGTGTACCAGGAGGTCGCCTTCGCCGTCGCCTCCACTGAGGCCATGTACCAGGAGGTCGCCTTCGCCGTCGCCTCCGCGGAGGCCATCAACAAGGAGGTCGCCTTCACCGTCGCCTCCGCGGAGGCCGTCTACGAGGAGGTCGCAGTCTCCTCCGTCCAAGAAGTTGCAGTCTGCTCCCTCCAAGAGATCGGCATCTCCTCCGTCCAGCAGGAGGTTCTCCACTCGGTCCAGCCCTGAAGGTTTCATAGACACACCTCATGGTCGACAAGATGGACAGGAGAAGCAAAAAGATGACCAACGCAG GAAATAA
- the LOC8069446 gene encoding U-box domain-containing protein 25 codes for MGLPMSSTLARWARAAAARYLAAPYPSLSPVHTRPLSPRLSSRALDVLLDVVEQSRIGPTKAVEVGAVHVLVKLLANADDRHDAERILLLLKCLCKCPEGRMALSEHDLSVAAVAKTMLRVSELATELAIKVLWLVSVVAPSEKVLEDMVLTGAVAGLLHVESPPTTKQKTVRMMRINGVFWRQYTCFPTDLRERSAAAAAGAGEEL; via the exons ATGGGGCTCCCGATGTCCTCGACGCTGGCGCGATgggcgcgggcggcggcggcgcgat ATCTAGCAGCCCCctatccctctctctctcccgtcCACACGCGTCCCCTATCTCCGAGGCTCAGCTCCCGCGCGCTCGATGTGCTCCTGGACGTCGTGGAGCAGTCCCGGATCGGCCCCACCAAGGCCGTGGAGGTCGGCGCGGTGCACGTCCTCGTCAAGCTCCTCGCGAATGCCGACGACCGCCACGACGCAGAGCGGATACTGTTGCTTCTCAAGTGCCTGTGCAAGTGCCCCGAGGGCCGCATGGCCTTGTCGGAACACGACCTGTCGGTGGCGGCCGTAGCGAAGACGATGCTGCGGGTGTCGGAGCTCGCCACCGAGCTGGCCATCAAGGTTCTGTGGCTCGTCTCTGTGGTGGCGCCCTCGGAGAAGGTCTTAGAGGACATGGTGCTGACCGGCGCAGTGGCGGGCTTGCTGCACGTCGAGAGCCCGCCGACGACCAAGCAGAAGACGGTGCGGATGATGAGGATCAATGGCGTGTTCTGGCGGCAGTACACGTGTTTCCCTACTGATCTCAGGGAGAGGAGtgccgccgcggccgcggggGCAGGAGAGGAGCTATAA